In the genome of Campylobacter sp. RM16189, the window AGCCCAGATTATTCCCGACCGCGGTTCTTGGCTATACTTTGAATATGACACAAAAGACGTTTTATACGTTCGTATCAATAAACGCAGAAAAGTTCCTGTAACCATACTATTTAGAGCGCTTGGATATAAAAAACAAGATATTATAAAACTATTTTATCCTATCCAGACTTTAACTATTAAAAACAATAAATTTTTGACTGAATTTAACCCTGAAGATTATGTTGGCAGAATAGAATATGATATAAAAGATGAAGACGGAAATGTACTTCACGAAGCAGGTAAAAGGCTAACAAAGAAAAAAGCAGACAAGATCATAAGCGATGGTATAAAGTGGGTTGAGTATCCGACTGAAATTTTGGTTAATAGATTTTTAGCTTCTCCTGTGATCGATAAAGAGAGTGGGGAAGTTATATTAGATACTCTTGTGCAGCTTGATGAGAATAAATTGGTTAAAATTTTAGCCGAGCAAGACACTATAGAGATAGCAAACGACCTTGCGGCAGGCGTTGATGATGCGATTATAAACTCATTTATCGCAGATAGCGAGACTCTAAAACTTCTTAAGCAAACTGAAAATGTTGAAGATGAAAACGACCTTGCGGCAATTAGAATTTACAAAGTTATGCGCCCCGGTGAGCCTGTCGTAAAAGATGCTGCAAAGACATTTGTAAACGATCTTTTCTTCAACCCTGAAAGGTATGACTTAACTCAAGTTGGTCGTATGAAGATGAACCACAAGCTTGGACTCGATGTTCCTGAATATGTAACCGTTCTAACAAATGAAGATATTATAAAAACAGCAAAATATCTTATAAAGGTTAAAAACGGACAAGGTCATATAGACGATAGAGATCACCTTGGAAACAGACGTATCCGCTCTATCGGCGAGCTTTTGGCTAACGAGCTTCACCTCGGCTTTGTTAAGATGCAAAAGGCTATCCGTGACAAATTTACAAGCTTAAGTAGTAGCATTGAAGAAATTATGCCTTATGATCTTGTAAATCCAAAGATGATTACTACGACTATAACTGAATTTTTCACAGGCGGACAGTTAAGCCAGTTTATGGATCAGACAAATCCGCTAAGCGAAGTTACACATAAGCGCCGTCTATCGGCACTTGGTGAGGGAGGACTCGTAAAAGAGCGCGCAGGATTTGAGGTGCGTGACGTTCACCCTACACACTACGGCAGAATTTGTCCCGTAGAGACTCCGGAAGGTCAAAACATCGGTCTTATAAACACACTTTCAACTTATGCGAAAGTAAATAACCTTGGTTTTGTTGAAGCACCTTATAAAAAAGTTGTTGACGGCAAAGTAACCGATGAGATCGTTTATCTAACGGCAACTCAAGAGGAAAATATAGTAATAGCCCCGGCTTCGACTCTTATAGATGATAACGGCTATATAGTTGAAGATCTGATCGAAGCTAGACAAGACGGAGAGATGATACTTGCTAAACGCGAGGATGTCAAACTTATCGACCTTTGTTCGGGCATGATAGCAGGTGTTGCGGCTTCTCTTATTCCATTCTTGGAACATGACGACGCCAACCGTGCGCTTATGGGATCAAACATGCAGCGTCAAGCAGTGCCGCTTCTTCGCTCGTCTGCTCCTATCGTGGGAACGGGAATGGAAAGAATCGTAGCGCGCGATGCTTGGGAAGCTATCAAAGCAAGACGTTCAGGTGTTGTCGAAAAAGTAGATAATAAAAATATATTTATTTTGGGTGAAGATGAAGCAGGACCTTATATAGATCACTACTTTATGGAGAAAAATTTAAGAACCAACCAAAACACCACATTTTCTCAGCATCCGATAGTCAAAAAGGGCGATGTGGTTGAAGCAGGACAAGTGATAGCTGATGGACCTAGTATGGAAAGAGGCGAGCTTGCTATAGGTAAAAACGCACTTATAGCATTTATGCCTTGGAACGGATATAACTACGAAGACGCGATCGTAATTAGTGAAAAGATGATACGTGAAGATGCATTTACGAGTGTTCATATCTATGAAAAAGAGATAGAAGCTCGTGAGCTAAAAGACGGAGTAGAGGAGATAACAAAAGATATTCCCAATATTAAAGAGGAAGATCTGATACACCTTGACGAAAACGGAATCATTAAGATCGGAACTCATGTAAAGCCTGGCATGATACTAGTTGGAAAAGTATCTCCAAAAGGCGAGGTTAAACCAACTCCTGAAGAGAGACTTTTAAGAGCGATCTTTGGCGAAAAAGCGGGGCATGTCGTAAATAAATCATTATATGCAACAGCTTCTATGGAAGGTGTCGTTGTAGATGTGAAAATCTTTACAAAAAAAGGCTATGAGAAAGACAATAGAACAAATAAGGCCTATGAGGAAGAGAAGTTAAATTTGGAAAAAGAGCATCATGATAGACTTTTGATGATGGATAGAGAGGAGATGCTAAAAGTAACTTCTTTATTATCTAGAAACGCTCTTTCTGATAGTTTAACTATCGGTAAAAAAGAGTATAAAAAAGGAAGCAGGATAGATAAGGCAGATCTTGAAAATATCAACCGCTTTACACTAAATACTATTGTAAAAAGCTTTGCAAGAGATGTTCAGAAGAAATATGACGAGCTTAAAAACTACTTCCAAAACGAGAAGAAAAAGTTAAAAGAAGAGCATGACGCCAAGATAGAAATTTTAGAAAAAGATGATATCTTGCCAAGCGGAGTTGTCAAACTTGTGAAGGTATATATAGCTACAAAACGCAAACTTAAAGTAGGCGATAAGATGGCTGGACGTCACGGCAACAAAGGTATCGTTTCAAACATCGTTCCTGAAGTTGATATGCCATACCTTCCTAGCGGGCAGCCTGTCGATATCGTATTAAATCCACTGGGTGTTCCGAGCCGTATGAATATAGGACAAATTTTAGAAAGCCATCTCGGACTTGTAGGTTATCGCTTGGGTGAGCAGATAAATGAAATTTTTGAAGAGAAAAAAGGTGAGTGGATCAAGACCCTTCGTGCCAAAATGATTGAGATAGCCGATGTTTCTAAATTTACCGATGCTAAAAAAGCCATATCTAGTATAAGTGACGAAGATCTAATAGAATACGCAAGAGATTGGGCAAGTGGTGTTAAATTCGCAACTCCTATCTTTGAGGGCGTTAGAGTTGAAGAATTTGCTAAGCTATTTGAGATGGCAAAAGTCGATATGGACGGTAAAACCGAGCTTTATGATGGACGCACAGGCTCAAAAATAAAGGAGAGAGTAAACGTAGGCTGCATGTATATGCTTAAGCTTCACCACCTTGTCGATGAGAAAGTTCACGCAAGAAGTACCGGACCATACAGCCTTGTTACGCAGCAACCTGTCGGTGGTAAGGCGCTATTTGGCGGTCAAAGATTTGGTGAGATGGAGGTTTGGGCGCTTGAAGCTTATGGAGCCGCTCACACTCTAAGAGAGATGCTAACGGTAAAATCAGACGATGTTGAAGGTCGTTTAATGGCATATAAGGCACTAACAAGAGGCGAAAATGTACCAGAAACAGGAATTCCTGAGACGTTTTTCGTATTAACAAACGAACTTAAATCCCTTGCACTTGATGTTGAGATATACGATGAGGAAGATAACAATGAGTGAATTAAAACCGATTGAGATAAAAGAAGAGCACCGCCCTCGTGATTTTGAAGCTTTTCAGCTTCGCTTGGCAAGTCCCGAGAAGATCAAATCATGGAGTTATGGCGAGGTTAAAAAGCCTGAAACTATCAACTATAGAACTCTAAAGCCTGAACGTGATGGTCTGTTTTGCGCCAAAATTTTTGGTCCGATCCGTGACTATGAGTGCCTTTGCGGTAAGTATAAAAAAATGCGCTATAAAGGCGTTAAATGCGAGAAGTGCGGCGTTGAAGTAACCAGCTCAAAAGTTCGTCGCTCACGCATGGGACACATCGAGCTTGTAACTCCTGTGGCGCATATCTGGTATGTAAATTCACTTCCAAGCCGTATAGGAACGCTTCTTGGTATCAAGATGAAGGATTTAGAGCGCGTACTTTACTATGAGGCATATATAGTTGAGGCCGTAGGAGATGCATTTTATGATAACGAGAATAGCAAAAAAGTAGAAATTTATGACGTTTTAAATGACGAGCAGTATCAATCTCTTGCTCAACGTTTCGAGGATAGCGGATTTAGAGCTAGAATGGGTGGAGAGGTTATTAGGGATATGCTTGCAAGTTTAGATCTGATAGAGCTTTTAAATACTCTAAAAGATGAGGTGAGCGCTACAAATTCAGAGGCGAAGAAAAAAACTATCGTAAAGAGACTAAAGGTAGTTGAGGCGTTTTTAAATTCAGGCAACCGCCCTGAGTGGATGATGATTACAAATTTACCTGTGCTTCCGCCTGATTTACGCCCGCTTGTTAGCCTTGACGGAGGGAAATTTGCCGTTTCTGACGTGAACGATCTTTACCGCCGTGTTATAAATAGAAATGCACGTCTAAAGAGACTTATGGAGCTTGATGCGCCTGAAATCATTATAAGAAACGAAAAGAGAATGCTTCAAGAGGCGGTTGATGCCCTTTTTGATAACGGAAGAAGAGCAAATGCCGTAAAAGGTGCAAACAAGCGCCCGCTTAAATCACTTTCTGAGATTATCAAAGGTAAGCAAGGTCGCTTTAGACAAAATTTGCTTGGTAAGCGTGTTGACTTTTCAGGTCGTTCTGTTATCGTTGTAGGCCCAAAGCTTAGAATGGATCAGTGCGGACTTCCAAAGAGAATGGCTCTTGAGCTATTTAAGCCGCACCTTTTAGCCCGTCTTGAAGAAAAGGGCTATGCAACGACCGTTAAGCAAGCCAAGAAGATGATAGAAGATAAGACGAACGAAGTTTGGGAGTGTTTAGAAGAGGTTGTTAAAGATCATCCTGTTATGCTAAACCGTGCTCCGACACTACATAAGCTCTCTATCCAAGCATTTCACCCTGTACTAGTTGAGGGCAAAGCGATACAGCTTCATCCGCTAGTTTGTGCTGCGTTTAACGCGGACTTCGACGGTGATCAAATGGCTGTTCACGTGCCACTCTCGCAAGAAGCTATCGCAGAGTGTAAAATTTTGATGCTTAGCTCGATGAACATCTTGCTTCCTGCAAGCGGTAAGGCTATAACAGTTCCAAGTCAGGATATGGTTTTAGGAATTTACTATCTAAGCTTAGAAAAGAGCGACACCAAGGGAGCAAATAAAATTTTTGCAAGTGTTGATGAGGTTATGATTGCTGAAGAGGCGCACTGCCTTGAGGTTCACTCAAAGATCAAAACTATGATCGACGGTAAGACGCTATTTACGACTGCCGGACGTTTGATCATCCGCTCGATATTGCCTGATTTTGTTCCTGAAAATATGTGGAACAGAGTCCTTAAGAAAAAAGATATAGCAAATTTGGTTGATTATGTTTATAAAGTAGGCGGACTTGAGATAACGGCAGGATTTTTAGATAAGCTTAAAAATTTAGGCTTCCGCTACGCTACAAAAGCGGGAATTTCTATCTCTATAGCCGATATAATCGTTCCTGAAGGAAAACAAAAGCATATAGATAGTGCTAAGAAAAAAGTTCGCGAAATTCAAAACCAATACGGCGCAGGTCTTTTAACGGATTCAGAAAGATACAACAAGATAGTCGATATCTGGACCGATACAAATAATGTAGTTGCAGGCGAGATGATGAAGCTCATCCAAAACGATAAGGGCGGATTTAACTCGATTTATATGATGGCGGACTCAGGAGCCAGAGGTTCTGCTGCACAAATTCGTCAGCTTGCCGGTATGCGTGGTCTTATGGCTAAGCCTGACGGCTCTATTATCGAGACGCCTATTACCTCAAATTTCCGCGAAGGGCTAAACGTACTTGAGTACTTTATCTCAACTCACGGCGCCAGAAAAGGACTTGCCGATACCGCGCTTAAAACGGCAAATGCGGGATACCTGACTAGAAAGCTAATTGACGTTGCGCAAAACGTAAAGGTTACGATTGAAGATTGCGGTACTCACGAAGGCGTTGAGATCACTGAAATCACCGAAAATGGTGAGCTTATAGAAAGCCTTGAGGAAAGAGTGCTTGGAAGAGTGCTTGCAGATGACGTTATAGATCCGATAGCAAATGAAATTTTATTTGCGGAAGGCACTTTAATAGATGAGGAGAAGGCAAAAGCCATAATTGAAGCCGGAATAAAATCTGTTAATATCAGGACTCCTATTACTTGCAAAGCCGCAAAAGGAGTATGTGCTAAGTGTTATGGCCTTAACCTTGGAGAAGGCAAGCTGGTAAAACCTGGAGAGGCTGTAGGTATCATCTCTGCTCAATCAATTGGCGAGCCTGGAACTCAGCTTACTCTTAGAACATTCCACATCGGCGGGACCGCTTCTACCGAGCAACAAGATCGCCAGGTTATAGCGCAAAAAGAAGGCTTTATAAGATATTATAACCTTAATACTTATGAAAATAACGGCAAGAGAATTGTAGCTAATCGTCGTAACGCAGCTGTTTTATTGGTAGAGCCAAAGATAAAGGCTCCGTTTGATGGCAAGATCGAGATAGAAATAGCTCACGAAGATGTAAATATTACCATAAAAGGTAAGAAAGAGGAGGCTAAATATACTCTTAGAAGAAACGACCTTGCTAAACCAAACGAGCTAGCTGGAGTTAGTGGTAAGGTAGAGGGTAAAATTTATATACCTTATGAGCATGGAGACAAGATTGAAGAGAATGAGAGTATAGCCGAAATCATTAAAGAGGGATGGAACGTACCTAATCGTATCCCTTTTGCAAGTGAAATCAAGATGGCTGACGGTGATCCAGTAGCTAGAAAGATAGTTTCTGGTGCAAAAGGAGTATTGAAATTTTATATTCTAAAGGGCGACTATTTAGATCGTATTAGAAATATCAAAAAGGGTCACATTGTAACTGAAAAAGGTATATTTGTCGTAGTTGCCGATGAGGATGATAGAGAGGCTGTGCGTCACTATATACCAAGAAATTCGGTTATTAAAGTCAACGATAGCGATATAGTAAGCTTAAAAGATCTTATAGCTGAACCCGTAAATGAAGAGCAGTTAATAGTAGCTGAGTGGGATCCATACTCTACGCCTGTTATTGCAGAAGAAGCTGGAGTCGTAGCTTATGAGGATATAGAGCCTAACTATAGTGCTTCTGAGCAATATGATGAGGCCACAGGACAGACTCGTCTTGTAATAAATGAGTACCTGCCTTCAGGTATTAAGCCTACTATCGTAATAAGCACTAAAGATGGCAGAATTATTCGCTATCAACTTGAGCCAAAGACTGCGATATTTGTAAATGATGGTGCAAGTGTAGAGCAGGCTGATATCTTGGCTAGAACGCCAAAAGCTGTAGCAAAATCAAAGGATATTACAGGAGGTCTTCCTAGGGTATCTGAGCTGTTTGAGGCAAGAAGACCTAAAAATACAGCTATCATTGCAGAGATTGACGGTGTAGTAAGATTTGATAAACCGCTTCGTTCTAAAGAGAGAATTATTATCGAGGCGGAGGATGGAACTACATCTGAATACTTGATAGATAAGACTCGTCAAATTCAAGTAAGAAGCGGAGAGTTTATCCACGCTGGCGAGAAGCTGACAGATGGACTTATATCAAGCCACGATGTCTTAAGAATTTTAGGTGAAAAAGCGCTTCACTACTATCTGATAAGCGAAATTCAACAAGTTTATCGCTCTCAAGGCGTTGCGATAGCTGATAAGCATATTGAGATTATAGTTTCTCAGATGCTAAGACAGGTTAAGATAATAGATAGTGGAGATACTAACTTTATAGTTGGTGATATGATCTCTCGTATAAGATTCAAAGAAGAAAACGAGAGAATAATGCGTATGGGAGGCAATCCTGCTATAGCTGAGCCAATCTTGCTAGGTGTAACTAGGGCTGCTATAGGAAGCGATAGTGTTATCTCTGCTGCATCTTTCCAAGAGACAACTAAGGTCTTAACAGAGGCTAGCATAGCTGCTAAGATAGATCATCTTGAAGATCTTAAAGAAAACGTTATTTTAGGACGTATGATACCTGTTGGAACAGGTCTTTATCAAGATAGAAAGATAAAGCTAAAACAAAATTAAATAATTTTTTGCCCTGCCAAAATTTAGCAGGGCAATTTATAAAATTTGAGCTTAGATTTAAAATTTATCTTGCTCAAACTACGAATTCAAGAGTTTTAAAACCAACCTATAAGCTAAGAATTTAGAAATTTACCTTAAATTAAGCCATTTTTAAATAAAATTAAGTCTTTTTAATAAATTTAGTCGAAAGGAATTACTGTGCCAACCATAAATCAATTGGTCAGAAAAGAGCGCAAGAAAGTGATTGTAAAATCAAAATCTCCGGCGCTAAAAGAGTGTCCTCAAAGAAGAGGCGTTTGTACGAGAGTTTACACAACAACTCCGAAAAAACCAAACTCCGCTTTGAGGAAAGTTGCCAAGGTTAGATTAACCAGTGGCTTTGAAGTTATTAGCTATATCGGTGGTGAGGGTCACAACCTGCAAGAACACAGCATAGTGCTAGTTCGCGGCGGTAGGGTTAAAGACTTACCTGGTGTTAAATATCACATAGTTCGCGGTGCGCTTGATACTGCGGGTGTTGCAAAAAGAACAGTTTCACGTTCTAAATACGGTGCTAAACGCCCTAAACCTGGCCAAGCAGCAGCTGCGGCGGGAAAAAAGAAATAAGAAATTAGGTTCGCAGACGCGCTTTTAATTTAGTTGCGTTTGAGTAAAATTTATAAAAATTTGAAGGAATAATCAAATGAGAAGAAGAAAAGCCCCTGTAAGGGAAGTTTTACCTGATCCGATATATGGAAACAAAGTAATCACTAAATTTATTAATTCGCTTATGTATGATGGTAAAAAAAGCGTAGCAACCGAGATTATGTATGGTGCCATTAAAGCTATCGAGAAAAAAAGTGGCGACATAAAGGGTATAGACATATTTAACGATGCTATAGAAAATGTAAAGCCTGTTATGGAAGTTAAATCACGCCGCGTTGGTGGTGCCACATATCAAGTTCCTGTTGAGGTTCGTCCTGTGCGCCAACAAGCTCTTGCTATCCGCTGGATAATCAGCTACGCAAGAAAAAGAAGCGAAAGAACTATGATAGACAAGCTAGCTAACGAACTATTTGATGCGGCAAACTCAAAAGGTGCATCTTTTAAGAAGAAAGAAGATACTTACAAAATGGCAGAGGCTAACAAAGCGTTTGCTCACTATCGCTGGTAATAAGGAAAATTTATGTCAAACAGAAAAACCCCATTACATATGGTTAGAAACATCG includes:
- the rpoB gene encoding DNA-directed RNA polymerase subunit beta, which codes for MLNSLYSGNRLRVDFSNVAKEIDVPNLLQLQKKSFDYFLNLGENQGESGIEKVFKSIFPIHDPQNRLSLEYVSSEIGKPKYTIRECMERGLTYSVNLKMKIRLIVHEKDEKTGEKIGVKDIKEQEIFIREIPLMTDRISFIINGVERVVVNQLHRSPGVIFKEEESPTVVNKLIYTAQIIPDRGSWLYFEYDTKDVLYVRINKRRKVPVTILFRALGYKKQDIIKLFYPIQTLTIKNNKFLTEFNPEDYVGRIEYDIKDEDGNVLHEAGKRLTKKKADKIISDGIKWVEYPTEILVNRFLASPVIDKESGEVILDTLVQLDENKLVKILAEQDTIEIANDLAAGVDDAIINSFIADSETLKLLKQTENVEDENDLAAIRIYKVMRPGEPVVKDAAKTFVNDLFFNPERYDLTQVGRMKMNHKLGLDVPEYVTVLTNEDIIKTAKYLIKVKNGQGHIDDRDHLGNRRIRSIGELLANELHLGFVKMQKAIRDKFTSLSSSIEEIMPYDLVNPKMITTTITEFFTGGQLSQFMDQTNPLSEVTHKRRLSALGEGGLVKERAGFEVRDVHPTHYGRICPVETPEGQNIGLINTLSTYAKVNNLGFVEAPYKKVVDGKVTDEIVYLTATQEENIVIAPASTLIDDNGYIVEDLIEARQDGEMILAKREDVKLIDLCSGMIAGVAASLIPFLEHDDANRALMGSNMQRQAVPLLRSSAPIVGTGMERIVARDAWEAIKARRSGVVEKVDNKNIFILGEDEAGPYIDHYFMEKNLRTNQNTTFSQHPIVKKGDVVEAGQVIADGPSMERGELAIGKNALIAFMPWNGYNYEDAIVISEKMIREDAFTSVHIYEKEIEARELKDGVEEITKDIPNIKEEDLIHLDENGIIKIGTHVKPGMILVGKVSPKGEVKPTPEERLLRAIFGEKAGHVVNKSLYATASMEGVVVDVKIFTKKGYEKDNRTNKAYEEEKLNLEKEHHDRLLMMDREEMLKVTSLLSRNALSDSLTIGKKEYKKGSRIDKADLENINRFTLNTIVKSFARDVQKKYDELKNYFQNEKKKLKEEHDAKIEILEKDDILPSGVVKLVKVYIATKRKLKVGDKMAGRHGNKGIVSNIVPEVDMPYLPSGQPVDIVLNPLGVPSRMNIGQILESHLGLVGYRLGEQINEIFEEKKGEWIKTLRAKMIEIADVSKFTDAKKAISSISDEDLIEYARDWASGVKFATPIFEGVRVEEFAKLFEMAKVDMDGKTELYDGRTGSKIKERVNVGCMYMLKLHHLVDEKVHARSTGPYSLVTQQPVGGKALFGGQRFGEMEVWALEAYGAAHTLREMLTVKSDDVEGRLMAYKALTRGENVPETGIPETFFVLTNELKSLALDVEIYDEEDNNE
- the rpoC gene encoding DNA-directed RNA polymerase subunit beta': MSELKPIEIKEEHRPRDFEAFQLRLASPEKIKSWSYGEVKKPETINYRTLKPERDGLFCAKIFGPIRDYECLCGKYKKMRYKGVKCEKCGVEVTSSKVRRSRMGHIELVTPVAHIWYVNSLPSRIGTLLGIKMKDLERVLYYEAYIVEAVGDAFYDNENSKKVEIYDVLNDEQYQSLAQRFEDSGFRARMGGEVIRDMLASLDLIELLNTLKDEVSATNSEAKKKTIVKRLKVVEAFLNSGNRPEWMMITNLPVLPPDLRPLVSLDGGKFAVSDVNDLYRRVINRNARLKRLMELDAPEIIIRNEKRMLQEAVDALFDNGRRANAVKGANKRPLKSLSEIIKGKQGRFRQNLLGKRVDFSGRSVIVVGPKLRMDQCGLPKRMALELFKPHLLARLEEKGYATTVKQAKKMIEDKTNEVWECLEEVVKDHPVMLNRAPTLHKLSIQAFHPVLVEGKAIQLHPLVCAAFNADFDGDQMAVHVPLSQEAIAECKILMLSSMNILLPASGKAITVPSQDMVLGIYYLSLEKSDTKGANKIFASVDEVMIAEEAHCLEVHSKIKTMIDGKTLFTTAGRLIIRSILPDFVPENMWNRVLKKKDIANLVDYVYKVGGLEITAGFLDKLKNLGFRYATKAGISISIADIIVPEGKQKHIDSAKKKVREIQNQYGAGLLTDSERYNKIVDIWTDTNNVVAGEMMKLIQNDKGGFNSIYMMADSGARGSAAQIRQLAGMRGLMAKPDGSIIETPITSNFREGLNVLEYFISTHGARKGLADTALKTANAGYLTRKLIDVAQNVKVTIEDCGTHEGVEITEITENGELIESLEERVLGRVLADDVIDPIANEILFAEGTLIDEEKAKAIIEAGIKSVNIRTPITCKAAKGVCAKCYGLNLGEGKLVKPGEAVGIISAQSIGEPGTQLTLRTFHIGGTASTEQQDRQVIAQKEGFIRYYNLNTYENNGKRIVANRRNAAVLLVEPKIKAPFDGKIEIEIAHEDVNITIKGKKEEAKYTLRRNDLAKPNELAGVSGKVEGKIYIPYEHGDKIEENESIAEIIKEGWNVPNRIPFASEIKMADGDPVARKIVSGAKGVLKFYILKGDYLDRIRNIKKGHIVTEKGIFVVVADEDDREAVRHYIPRNSVIKVNDSDIVSLKDLIAEPVNEEQLIVAEWDPYSTPVIAEEAGVVAYEDIEPNYSASEQYDEATGQTRLVINEYLPSGIKPTIVISTKDGRIIRYQLEPKTAIFVNDGASVEQADILARTPKAVAKSKDITGGLPRVSELFEARRPKNTAIIAEIDGVVRFDKPLRSKERIIIEAEDGTTSEYLIDKTRQIQVRSGEFIHAGEKLTDGLISSHDVLRILGEKALHYYLISEIQQVYRSQGVAIADKHIEIIVSQMLRQVKIIDSGDTNFIVGDMISRIRFKEENERIMRMGGNPAIAEPILLGVTRAAIGSDSVISAASFQETTKVLTEASIAAKIDHLEDLKENVILGRMIPVGTGLYQDRKIKLKQN
- the rpsL gene encoding 30S ribosomal protein S12 produces the protein MPTINQLVRKERKKVIVKSKSPALKECPQRRGVCTRVYTTTPKKPNSALRKVAKVRLTSGFEVISYIGGEGHNLQEHSIVLVRGGRVKDLPGVKYHIVRGALDTAGVAKRTVSRSKYGAKRPKPGQAAAAAGKKK
- the rpsG gene encoding 30S ribosomal protein S7, which produces MRRRKAPVREVLPDPIYGNKVITKFINSLMYDGKKSVATEIMYGAIKAIEKKSGDIKGIDIFNDAIENVKPVMEVKSRRVGGATYQVPVEVRPVRQQALAIRWIISYARKRSERTMIDKLANELFDAANSKGASFKKKEDTYKMAEANKAFAHYRW